Below is a window of Nocardioides sp. S-1144 DNA.
AGCTTTCTCGGCGCCGACTGGCCACACGTCGGCAATTGCACGGCTCAGGCCAGCTCGGGGCGGGGTCAGTAGCTCTTCGGCAGCCCCAGCGAGTGCATGGCGACGAAGTTGAGGATCATCTCGCGGCTGACCGGGGCGATGCGCCCGGCGCGGGTCGCGACGAGGAGGCCGGCCATGCCGTACTCCTGGCTGATGCCGTAGCCGCCGTGGGTCTGCACCGCGCGGTCGACGGCGTCGCAGGCGGCCTCGGCGGCGGCGTACTTGGCCATGTTGGCAGCCTCGCCGGCGGCCATCTCGTCGCCGGCGTCGTAGAGGGCGGCGGCCTTCTGGGTCATCAGCCGGGCCATCTCGATCTCGATGTGGCTCTGCGCGAGCGGGTGCGCGACGGCCTGGTGGGCACCGATCGGGGTCTGGAAGACGGTGCGCTCCTTGGCGTAGGCCGTCGCCCGGTCCAGGGCGTAGCGGGCCAGGCCGGTGCTGAACGACGCCGCCATGATCCGCTCGGGGTTGAGCCCGGCGAAGAGCTGCACCAGCCCGCCGTTCTCGTCGCCGACGAGCGCGTCGGCGGGGAGGCGGACGTCGTCGAGGAAGACCTGGAACTGCCGCTCGGGGCTGACGATCTCCATCGGGATCGGCGTGTGCTCGAGGCCCTCGGCGTCGGTCGGGACGACGAACAGGCACGGCTTGAGCTTGCCGGTCCGCGCGTCCTCGGTGCGGGCGACGACCAGCACGTTGTCGGCCTCGTCGACGCCGGAGATCCAGATCTTCTGCCCCTTCAGCACCCACCCGTCGCCGTCGCGGCGCGCGGTCGTGGTGATGTTGTGGGTGTTGGTGCCGGCGTCCGGCTCGGTGATGGCGAAGGCCATCGTGCCGGTGCCGTCGCACAGCCCGGGCAGCCACCGCCGCTTCTGCTCCTCGGTGCCGTAGCGGGCGATCACGGTGCCGCAGATCGCGGGGCTGACGACCATGAGCAGCAGCGGGCAGCCCTGCGCGGCGAGCTCCTCGCACACGGCCGCGATGTCGCCGATGCCGCCGCCCCCGCCGCCGTGCTCCTCGGGGATGTTGATGCCGAGGTAGCCGTTCCGGCCGATCTCGAGCCACAGCTCGGTCGTCTTCTCCCCCGACCGGGCCTTCTCGGTGAACCACTCGCGGCCGTAGCCGCCGGCCAGCTTGGCGACCTGCTTGCGCAGCTCCTGGCGCTCCTCGGACTCGGTGAAGCCGACCTGACCGGTGCTCATGACCCATCTCCTTCCGACGCCGTCTCCACGACGGCGAGAACCTCACCGGCGGCGACCTGCGCACCGGCCTCGACGTTGACCTCCGTGACGGTGCCGCTGGTGGGCGCCTTCACGGTGTGCTGCATCTTCATCGCCTCGAGGACCAGGACGGCGTCGCCGGCCCCCACCTGCTGGCCGGCCTCGACGGCGACCCGGACGACGGTGCCCGGCATCGGTGCCAGCAGGCTCCCGCTGGCCACCGCGTCGGCGGGGTCGACGAACCAGGGGACGACGTGCAGCCGGGTGTGGCCGCCGGGGCCGTCGACGTCGACCGCTCCCGCCCCGGACACCGCGACGGCGTAGGTCCTCCGCACGCCGTCGGTCTCGAGCACCACGGCGTCCGGGCCGGCCGCCACGACGACGAAGCCGTCGACGCGGTAGCCGTCGCGGCCGCCGTACCACTCGACGACCTGCTCCCCGGGGTGGTCCGCACCGGGCGCGGCGGCGAAGGTCGTGCGCTGCGGCTGGCTGACGACGTTGCGCCACCCGACCGGCACGCCGTGCTGGACGACGCGGGCGAGCCGGGCCCGCTCGGCCAGGGCGACCGCGGCCGCGACCGGGGCGCCGGCGTCGCCGACCAGGCCCACGGCGAGCGGGTGCTCGTCGAGGAAGGCGGTGCTGACCTCACCGGCGAGGAACGCCTCGTCGCGCAGGACGGCGACCAGCTGGTCGCGGTTGGTGGTCAGCCCGTGGATGCGGGCCCGGGCCAGCGCCGAGGCGAGCTTGCGGGCGGCCTGCTCGCGGGTCGCCGCGTGGGCCACGACCTTGGCCAGCATCGCGTCGTAGTGCGTGGAGACCTCGCTGCCCGACTCGAAGCCGGCGTCGACGCGCACGCCGCCGTCGGTCGGCACCTCGAACGTCGTGAGCCGGCCGCTCTGCGGTTGGTAGCCGGCGGCGGGGTCCTCGGCGTAGAGCCGGGCCTCGATCGCGTGACCGACCGGTGCCGACTCGTCGAGACCGGGTGCGTGGTGGTGCACGACGCGGCCCTCGGCGACCAGGAGCTGGAGCTCGACCAGGTCGACGCCGTGCACCATCTCGGTGACGGGGTGCTCGACCTGCAGGCGGGTGTTCATCTCGAGGAACCAGAAGATGTCCTTCTCGTCGTCGTAGAGGAACTCCACGGTGCCGGCCCCGAGGTAGTCGATCGCGGCGGCCGCGGCCCGGCCGGCGGCGTGCAGCGCCTCGCGGGTGGCGTCGGAGAGCCCCGGGGCCGGCGCCTCCTCCACGACCTTCTGGTGGCGCCGCTGCAACGAGCAGTCGCGCTCGCCGAGCACGATGACGCCGTCGTCGGTGCCGAGCACCTGCACCTCCACGTGGCGCCCGCGCTCGACGTAGGGCTCGACGAAGACGGTGCCGTCGCCGAAGGCCGACTCCGCCTCGGCGCGGGCCTGCTCGACCTCGGCGGCCAGCGACGCCAGCGACCGGACGACGCGCATGCCGCGTCCCCCGCCGCCGGCGCTGGCCTTCACCAGCAGCGGCAGGTCCGCCTCGGTCGGCTCCGCCGGCGCCTCGAGCACCGGGACGCCGGCCGCGGCCATGATCTGCTTGGCCCGGATCTTGGAGCCCATCTGCTCCATCGACTCCGGCGACGGGCCGACCCACGTGAGCCCCACCGCCGCGACGGCGCGCGCGAGGTCGGCGTTCTCCGAGAGGAACCCGTAGCCCGGGTGGACGGCGTCCGCCCCGGCCCGCTTGGCCGCCTCGATCACCAGGTCGGCGCGCAGGTAGGTCTCGGCCGGGCTCGTGCCCGGCAGCCGGACGACGTGGTCGGCCTCGCGCACGTAGGGCAGGTCGGCGTCGGCGTCGGAGTGGAGGGCGACGGTCTCGATGCCGAGCCGGCGGCAGGTGCGGAAGACGCGGCTGGCGATCTCGGCCCGGTTGGCGACGAGCAGGCGGGTGATCATCGCGCTCACATCCTGAAGACGCCGAAGCGGTCGGTGCCCGCGTACGGCTTGTTCTCGATGACGGAGAGGCAGATGCCCAGGACGGTGCGGGTGTCGCGGGGGTCGATGACGCCGTCGTCGTAGAGCATCCCGGACAGGAAGTGCGGCAGCGACTGCTCCTCGATCTGGGCCTCGACCATCGCCTTGACGCCGGCGAAGCCGTCGGCGTCGAAGGTCTCGCCCCTCGACTCCGCCGAGGTGCGCGCCACGATCTCCAGGACGCCGGCCAGCTGGGCCGGGCCCATCACCGCCGACTTCGCGCTCGGCCAGGTGAAGAGGAACCGCGGGTCGAAGGCGCGGCCGTTCATGCCGTAGTTGCCGGCCCCGTAGGAGGCGCCCATCACCACGGTCAGGTGCGGGACGGTGGAGTTGCTGATCGCGTTGATCATCATCGCGCCGTGCTTGATGATCCCGCCCTGCTCGTACTCCGCGCCGACCATGTAGCCGGTCGTGTTGTGCAGGAACAGCAGGGGCGTGTCGCTCTGGTTGGCCAGCTGCACGAACTGCGCGGCCTTCTGGGCCTCCTCGCTGAAGAGCACGCCCCGGGCGTTGGCGAGGATCCCGACCGGACGGCCGTGCAGGCGCGCCCAGCCGGTGACGAGCGAGGTGCCGTAGAGCGGCTTGAACTCGTCGAAGGCCGCCGCGTTGCCGCGGGAGACGCCGTCGACCACGCAGGCGATGACCTCGCGCGGGTCGAAGGGCTCCTTGAGGTCGCCGGGGATGAGGTCGAGCAGCCCGTCGGGGTCGGCGTCGGGCTCGGCGTACGAGCCGGGCGCCGGGGGCGCGGTGGCCTTGCGCCAGTTGAGCCGGGCCACGATCCGTCGTCCGATCCGGATGGCGTCGCGCTCGTCCTCGGCGAGGTGGTCGGCCAGGCCGGAGGTGCGGGCGTGCATCTCCGCGCCGCCGAGCGACTCGTCGTCGGACTCCTCGCCGGTCGCCATCCGCACCAGCGGCGGGCCGCCGAGGAAGACCTTCGCGCGCCCCCTCACCATCACCGTGTGGTCGCTCATCCCGGGCACGTAGGCGCCGCCGGCGGTCGAGTTGCCGAAGACGAGCGCGATCGTCGGCTCCTTGCGGGCGCTGGCGCGGGTGAGGTCGCGGAACAGCTTGCCGCCGGGGATGAAGATCTCCTTCTGCGTCGGCAGGTCGGCGCCTCCGGACTCGACCAGCGAGACCGTCGGGAGGCCGTTCTCCTCGGCGATCTGCGCGGCGCGGAACACCTTCCTCGTCGTCCACGGGTTGCTCGCGCCGCCCTTCACCGACGGGTCGTTGGCGGTGATCATGCACTCGACACCCTCGATGACGCCGATGCCGGTGACGACGCTGGCACCGACGGTGAAGTCGGAGCCCCAGCCGGCCAGCGGCGACAGCTCGAGGAAGGCCGAGCCCTCGTCGACGAGCAGCTCGATCCGCTCGCGGGGCATCAGCTTGCCGCGCTCGTGGTGGCGCTGGACGCTGCGCTCGCCGCCGCCGGCGACCGCCTTGGCGTGCTCGGTGTCGAGGTCGGCGAGCTTCTCGAGCATCGCCTCGCGGTGGGTGGGACCCTGCGTGGTCGTCATGCCTCCAGCACCGCCCTCATCCGCTCCAGCGTGGTGCGCATGCCGTTGACGTTGGTGCGCCCGCGCAACCGCCCGAGCAGCAGCCAGTACACGCGCATCGCGAGCGCCGGCTGGAGGCGGAAGTACTCCGTGACCCGGGTGCCGCCGTCCTCGGGGTCGAGGCGGTAGCCCCAGTTGTTCACCGAGACCGCGTCGGTGCCGACGGAGAACTCGAAGACCCGCTCCGGCTCGCACACCGTCACCCGGCACGGTGACCAGTACGTCGGGCCGACGCCGTTGCGCTTGACGTGTCCGGCGAAGGTCGCCCCGACCTCGGGCCCGGTCGACCCCTTGGTCCACCGGGCCTCGAAGGTCTCCGGCGAGAACTCCCCGATCCGGGTCACGTCGCTCACCAGGGCCCACACCGCGGCGACAGGGGCGTCGACGTGGAGGCTCACCTCCTGGCCCATCGGCTTCATCAGCGGCATTGCGGGTCCTGTCGTCGGCGGTGGGGGGCGCTGACCGCGCCGGGTCGGCGCGGGGTGGGCGGGAGGGTCACAGCAGTCCCTCCTGGACCTGGACGTGGCGCGACCGGACCCACTCGCCGAGGCCCTTGGCCTGGGGGTCGAAGCGGGTGGAGGCGGCGACGCCCTCGCCGAGGAGGCCCCGGAGCACGACGTTGACCGCGCCGAGGTGCGGGAGCACGTAGACGTCGATGGCGTCGTCGGGCAGCGCGGCCGCCTCGGGCACGAGCTCGCGGACCCGGCGCGGGGTGATGAGCTTGGTCAGCCAGGTGACGCGGTCGGCGCGGGCCGGCGAGCCGTCGTGCGCGACCCACAGGCCGAGGTTGGCGTCGCCGCCCTTGTCGCCGGAGCGGGCGTGCACGAACGTGCCGAGCGGCACCCGGCGGGTGATCGTGTCGATCGGCGCCGGGTACGGCGAGGGACGGCGTCCGACGTGGTCGGCGTCCGGGTCGGGGTCGAGCGGCCCGGGCGGGTCGGGCACGACCTCGCGGCGTCCGTCGGCGTGGACGACGGTGTGCTCGACGGCGGCCCGGTCGACGAGCGCCGGCCGGTAGACGCCGTACGGCGTGGGCGGGCCGGGCGGCGAGGTCAACGTGAAGCCGGGGTAGGAGCCGAGGGCGAGCTCGACGAGCGGACCCGTGAACGCCTTGCCCACCGGTGCGGCGTCGGCGTCCTTGACGGTGCACCGCAGCAGGCAGGAGGCGCCCTCCTCGGTGTCGGCGTCGGCGGCGGGCAGCGCGGTGCGGGTCCAGGTCACCGAGGACGCCGTCAGCACCGCGTCGAGCTGGGCGCGGACCCAGTCGGCCTTGGCCTCGACGTCGAGGCCGGTGAGCACCAGCTCCATCGTGTTGCGGTAGCCGCCGAGGGTGTTGACGCAGACCTTGAGCCGCGCCGGCGGGGCCACGCCGCGCACCCCGGTGACGGCGACCCGGTCGGGGCCGACCTGCTCGAGCCGCACGGTGTCGAGCCGGGTGGTCACGTCGGGCCCGAGGTAGTGCGCCGACTGGATCTCGTAGACCAGCTGGGCGGTGACGGTGTCGACGGTGACCGCGCCGC
It encodes the following:
- a CDS encoding acyl-CoA dehydrogenase family protein; the encoded protein is MSTGQVGFTESEERQELRKQVAKLAGGYGREWFTEKARSGEKTTELWLEIGRNGYLGINIPEEHGGGGGGIGDIAAVCEELAAQGCPLLLMVVSPAICGTVIARYGTEEQKRRWLPGLCDGTGTMAFAITEPDAGTNTHNITTTARRDGDGWVLKGQKIWISGVDEADNVLVVARTEDARTGKLKPCLFVVPTDAEGLEHTPIPMEIVSPERQFQVFLDDVRLPADALVGDENGGLVQLFAGLNPERIMAASFSTGLARYALDRATAYAKERTVFQTPIGAHQAVAHPLAQSHIEIEMARLMTQKAAALYDAGDEMAAGEAANMAKYAAAEAACDAVDRAVQTHGGYGISQEYGMAGLLVATRAGRIAPVSREMILNFVAMHSLGLPKSY
- a CDS encoding ATP-binding protein, with amino-acid sequence MITRLLVANRAEIASRVFRTCRRLGIETVALHSDADADLPYVREADHVVRLPGTSPAETYLRADLVIEAAKRAGADAVHPGYGFLSENADLARAVAAVGLTWVGPSPESMEQMGSKIRAKQIMAAAGVPVLEAPAEPTEADLPLLVKASAGGGGRGMRVVRSLASLAAEVEQARAEAESAFGDGTVFVEPYVERGRHVEVQVLGTDDGVIVLGERDCSLQRRHQKVVEEAPAPGLSDATREALHAAGRAAAAAIDYLGAGTVEFLYDDEKDIFWFLEMNTRLQVEHPVTEMVHGVDLVELQLLVAEGRVVHHHAPGLDESAPVGHAIEARLYAEDPAAGYQPQSGRLTTFEVPTDGGVRVDAGFESGSEVSTHYDAMLAKVVAHAATREQAARKLASALARARIHGLTTNRDQLVAVLRDEAFLAGEVSTAFLDEHPLAVGLVGDAGAPVAAAVALAERARLARVVQHGVPVGWRNVVSQPQRTTFAAAPGADHPGEQVVEWYGGRDGYRVDGFVVVAAGPDAVVLETDGVRRTYAVAVSGAGAVDVDGPGGHTRLHVVPWFVDPADAVASGSLLAPMPGTVVRVAVEAGQQVGAGDAVLVLEAMKMQHTVKAPTSGTVTEVNVEAGAQVAAGEVLAVVETASEGDGS
- a CDS encoding acyl-CoA carboxylase subunit beta, producing MTTTQGPTHREAMLEKLADLDTEHAKAVAGGGERSVQRHHERGKLMPRERIELLVDEGSAFLELSPLAGWGSDFTVGASVVTGIGVIEGVECMITANDPSVKGGASNPWTTRKVFRAAQIAEENGLPTVSLVESGGADLPTQKEIFIPGGKLFRDLTRASARKEPTIALVFGNSTAGGAYVPGMSDHTVMVRGRAKVFLGGPPLVRMATGEESDDESLGGAEMHARTSGLADHLAEDERDAIRIGRRIVARLNWRKATAPPAPGSYAEPDADPDGLLDLIPGDLKEPFDPREVIACVVDGVSRGNAAAFDEFKPLYGTSLVTGWARLHGRPVGILANARGVLFSEEAQKAAQFVQLANQSDTPLLFLHNTTGYMVGAEYEQGGIIKHGAMMINAISNSTVPHLTVVMGASYGAGNYGMNGRAFDPRFLFTWPSAKSAVMGPAQLAGVLEIVARTSAESRGETFDADGFAGVKAMVEAQIEEQSLPHFLSGMLYDDGVIDPRDTRTVLGICLSVIENKPYAGTDRFGVFRM
- a CDS encoding SRPBCC family protein, with protein sequence MPLMKPMGQEVSLHVDAPVAAVWALVSDVTRIGEFSPETFEARWTKGSTGPEVGATFAGHVKRNGVGPTYWSPCRVTVCEPERVFEFSVGTDAVSVNNWGYRLDPEDGGTRVTEYFRLQPALAMRVYWLLLGRLRGRTNVNGMRTTLERMRAVLEA
- a CDS encoding acyclic terpene utilization AtuA family protein, with product MPDDAARRPLRIGSCSGFYGDRLSAMREMLEGSADGQGLDVLTGDYLAELTMLILGKDTMRDPRLGYARTFVRQVEDCLGLALERGVRIVSNAGGLNPAGLADALREVARGLGLDPVVAHVEGDDLRPRAGELGLAGALTANAYLGGFGIAAALRAGADVVVTGRVTDASLVVGPAVAHHGWTPTSYDELAGAVVAGHVLECGTQATGGNFSGFLSLPAGSLDRPLGFPLAEVAADGSCVVTKHDGTGGAVTVDTVTAQLVYEIQSAHYLGPDVTTRLDTVRLEQVGPDRVAVTGVRGVAPPARLKVCVNTLGGYRNTMELVLTGLDVEAKADWVRAQLDAVLTASSVTWTRTALPAADADTEEGASCLLRCTVKDADAAPVGKAFTGPLVELALGSYPGFTLTSPPGPPTPYGVYRPALVDRAAVEHTVVHADGRREVVPDPPGPLDPDPDADHVGRRPSPYPAPIDTITRRVPLGTFVHARSGDKGGDANLGLWVAHDGSPARADRVTWLTKLITPRRVRELVPEAAALPDDAIDVYVLPHLGAVNVVLRGLLGEGVAASTRFDPQAKGLGEWVRSRHVQVQEGLL